From a region of the Mycobacteroides saopaulense genome:
- a CDS encoding MBOE_33420 family protein, translating to MRSWGALALAVVTASSGAAVARADRPEPVPLYGTYDTYLDHSRQTFEGRPDPSDPSTQAASFTTTCTAQGCVAHWLRLAELADNPNAPALFDYRWNGDRWESAANYPFHCDDGGAVTAARSDFLVPNGDGSFSGERTFAVGAPGCPGDGPGTYWLPFTLTPTS from the coding sequence ATGCGCAGCTGGGGCGCGTTGGCGCTCGCGGTCGTCACGGCATCCTCCGGTGCCGCGGTGGCGCGCGCCGACCGGCCCGAGCCGGTGCCGCTGTACGGCACCTACGACACCTATCTGGACCATTCGCGGCAGACCTTCGAGGGCAGGCCGGACCCTTCGGACCCGTCGACGCAGGCCGCCAGCTTCACCACCACGTGCACCGCGCAGGGATGCGTCGCGCACTGGCTGCGGTTGGCCGAGCTGGCCGACAACCCCAATGCGCCCGCCCTCTTCGACTATCGATGGAACGGCGATCGATGGGAATCGGCCGCGAACTATCCGTTCCACTGCGACGACGGCGGCGCGGTGACCGCGGCCAGGTCCGACTTCCTGGTGCCGAACGGCGACGGCAGCTTCTCCGGTGAGCGGACATTCGCGGTGGGTGCGCCCGGATGTCCGGGCGACGGCCCGGGCACCTACTGGCTGCCGTTCACGTTGACGCCGACGAGCTGA
- the gdhA gene encoding NADP-specific glutamate dehydrogenase, whose protein sequence is MPEALHPVFQPRFETVLARNPGEAEFQQAVFEVMASLTPLVGKTPDYDRWSILERICEPERQIIFRVPWIRDDGAVEINRGYRVEFNSALGPYKGGLRFHPSVNLSIVKFLGFEQMFKNALTGLPIGGGKGGSDFDPKGRSDAEIMRFCQSFMTELYRHIGEYTDVPAGDIGVGQREIGYLFGQYKRITNRYESGVLTGKGLPWGGSQVRTEATGYGVVLFAQEMLAMRAQSLDGKTVVVSGAGNVAIYAVEKAQQLGAKVIACSDSDGYLVDERGLNLELLKEIKEIRRGRLSEYVAEHGGGARQVTDGSIWEVPCQVALPCATQNELDGKDARRLIDNGVQLVAEGANMPCTPEAVKYFQDAEVLYAPGKASNAGGVATSALEMQQNASRDSWSFAQTETRLQSIMRSIHTTCVETAEHYGDPGNYVTGANLAGYTRVADAMVALGVI, encoded by the coding sequence ATGCCAGAGGCTTTGCACCCCGTCTTCCAGCCACGTTTCGAGACCGTTCTCGCACGTAACCCAGGAGAGGCGGAATTTCAGCAGGCCGTCTTCGAGGTGATGGCCAGTTTGACTCCGCTGGTGGGCAAGACGCCGGACTACGACCGCTGGTCGATCCTGGAACGGATCTGTGAGCCCGAGCGGCAGATCATCTTTCGCGTCCCGTGGATCAGGGATGACGGTGCCGTCGAGATCAACCGCGGCTACCGGGTGGAGTTCAACTCCGCGTTGGGCCCGTACAAGGGTGGTCTGCGCTTCCATCCGAGCGTGAACTTGTCGATCGTGAAGTTCCTGGGCTTCGAGCAGATGTTCAAGAACGCCCTCACCGGGCTCCCGATCGGTGGCGGCAAGGGCGGATCGGACTTCGATCCCAAGGGCCGCTCGGACGCGGAGATCATGCGCTTCTGTCAGTCCTTCATGACCGAGCTCTACCGGCACATCGGCGAATACACCGATGTGCCTGCCGGCGACATCGGCGTAGGACAGCGCGAGATCGGATATCTCTTCGGGCAGTACAAGCGCATCACCAATCGCTATGAATCCGGTGTGTTGACGGGGAAGGGGCTGCCCTGGGGTGGATCCCAGGTGCGTACCGAAGCCACCGGCTACGGCGTCGTGCTCTTCGCCCAGGAGATGCTCGCGATGCGCGCTCAATCGCTGGACGGGAAAACGGTGGTGGTGTCGGGCGCAGGCAACGTCGCCATCTACGCCGTGGAGAAGGCTCAGCAGCTGGGCGCGAAGGTCATCGCCTGCTCGGACAGCGACGGCTATCTCGTCGACGAACGTGGGCTGAATCTCGAACTCCTCAAGGAGATCAAGGAGATTCGCCGCGGTCGCCTGTCGGAGTACGTCGCAGAACACGGCGGCGGAGCGCGTCAGGTCACCGACGGAAGCATCTGGGAGGTGCCCTGCCAGGTCGCCTTGCCGTGCGCCACTCAGAACGAGCTCGACGGCAAGGATGCCCGCAGGCTCATCGACAACGGTGTGCAGCTCGTCGCCGAGGGCGCCAACATGCCGTGCACTCCCGAGGCGGTGAAGTACTTCCAGGACGCGGAGGTGCTCTACGCGCCGGGCAAGGCATCCAACGCCGGCGGGGTGGCGACCAGCGCGCTGGAGATGCAACAGAACGCCAGCCGGGATTCGTGGTCGTTCGCGCAGACCGAGACTCGCCTGCAGTCGATCATGCGGTCGATCCACACCACGTGCGTCGAAACCGCCGAGCACTACGGCGACCCCGGAAACTACGTGACGGGTGCCAACCTTGCCGGATACACGCGCGTCGCCGACGCCATGGTCGCGCTCGGCGTTATCTGA
- a CDS encoding acyltransferase family protein codes for MVDRRRDIQGLRAVAVLLVVAYHSGLPVPGGFVGVDVFFVISGFVITRLLLRETERAGSIDLRRFYARRVRRLLPALALLIVVVLPMTAVIQSPLGSMQVAARTAAAAALFISNAVLFLEPSGYFAAPAAMNPFLHTWSLAVEEQFYLIFPGVMVLAACVAARRRASRPAVTFVLLLVLSLVSFLLAIYLTASTGFPFHAHNAAFSFYSSPTRAWEFGVGALIALGENRIRRWGARTALPLAVLGAAGVVWGAFAISAADPFPGFNALIPVLGSGLLIVAGTTSSQQPVGRALSSAPMQWIGDLSYSWYLWHWPVIVFVNNTVDARYRWVLPCAGVLSLLPAWLSKRYVEDPIRTGRVLADLRAPRLAKTSVGLAVLVSAVTFGAAQIATPEIRDARAQRVAHLDVDRGCIGNMPDDDKTRRDCLWPEGAEVDARSVVLLGDSNAGQFAEALVPAAAQQNRTMILATNAACPFVELVLEPSPPGCLDFVQRWTRALADIRPGLVVIASASSDYFLADQHVRFRLPQSESWVGDDAGKARVWEQGMGAVLQKLAAAGVPVVVVHTLPHFVNWDLYKCPGYRVWMSPSRCGRSAALAEIRRHQQPVAEAEQRAAGRLRGVSTVDLSPVICPDGVCRTNIGSRWVARDGGHITVGESQRLQPEFTRLIAEHARP; via the coding sequence GTGGTTGACCGCCGTCGGGATATTCAAGGTTTGCGAGCGGTCGCCGTTCTCCTGGTCGTCGCGTATCACAGCGGCTTGCCTGTCCCCGGTGGATTCGTGGGCGTCGACGTCTTTTTCGTCATCTCCGGATTCGTGATCACCCGACTGCTGCTGCGCGAGACCGAGCGAGCCGGGAGCATCGACTTGCGCCGCTTCTACGCGCGCAGAGTCCGCCGGCTGCTGCCCGCACTTGCCCTGCTGATCGTGGTAGTGCTCCCGATGACGGCGGTCATTCAAAGCCCCCTGGGATCCATGCAGGTGGCGGCCCGGACAGCGGCCGCGGCGGCCTTGTTCATCTCGAACGCGGTGCTGTTCCTGGAGCCCTCTGGATACTTCGCAGCCCCGGCAGCCATGAATCCTTTTCTGCACACCTGGTCGCTTGCGGTGGAAGAGCAGTTCTATCTGATCTTTCCGGGTGTGATGGTGCTGGCCGCCTGTGTGGCGGCGCGTCGGCGGGCCAGTCGCCCGGCTGTCACCTTCGTGCTGCTTCTGGTGCTGTCGCTCGTGTCGTTCCTGCTCGCGATCTACCTGACGGCGAGCACCGGTTTCCCATTTCACGCGCACAACGCGGCCTTCTCGTTCTACAGCTCGCCCACGCGCGCATGGGAATTCGGGGTCGGTGCGCTGATCGCGCTGGGTGAGAACCGGATACGCCGATGGGGTGCGCGCACGGCGCTGCCACTGGCGGTCCTCGGCGCTGCCGGTGTCGTCTGGGGTGCGTTCGCGATCTCCGCTGCCGACCCCTTCCCGGGATTCAATGCGCTGATTCCTGTGCTGGGGTCCGGGCTGCTGATCGTCGCGGGGACGACGTCCTCGCAGCAGCCGGTCGGCCGGGCGTTGTCGTCGGCGCCGATGCAGTGGATCGGCGATCTGTCCTACAGCTGGTATCTGTGGCATTGGCCGGTGATCGTCTTCGTCAACAACACGGTCGACGCCCGGTATCGGTGGGTGCTGCCCTGCGCGGGCGTGCTGTCGCTGCTCCCGGCCTGGCTGTCGAAACGCTACGTCGAGGATCCCATTCGCACCGGGCGCGTGCTCGCCGATCTTCGCGCGCCGCGGCTCGCGAAGACGTCCGTCGGCCTGGCGGTGCTCGTTTCCGCGGTGACCTTTGGTGCCGCGCAGATAGCCACGCCGGAGATCCGTGACGCGCGCGCACAACGAGTGGCCCACCTGGATGTGGATCGAGGGTGCATCGGCAACATGCCCGACGACGACAAGACCCGCCGGGACTGCCTGTGGCCCGAAGGCGCAGAAGTCGACGCGCGGTCAGTCGTTCTGCTCGGCGATTCCAATGCCGGACAGTTCGCCGAGGCGCTTGTCCCGGCGGCCGCACAGCAAAACCGGACGATGATCCTCGCGACCAATGCCGCCTGCCCGTTCGTCGAGCTGGTGCTCGAGCCCTCGCCGCCCGGCTGCCTTGACTTCGTGCAGCGCTGGACGCGTGCTCTTGCCGATATCCGGCCAGGTTTGGTGGTGATCGCCTCGGCATCGAGCGACTATTTCTTGGCCGATCAACACGTCAGGTTCCGCCTGCCGCAGAGCGAGTCCTGGGTTGGCGACGACGCCGGCAAGGCTCGCGTGTGGGAACAGGGGATGGGTGCGGTGCTCCAGAAGTTGGCGGCCGCGGGAGTTCCGGTTGTCGTCGTGCACACCCTGCCGCACTTCGTGAACTGGGACCTGTACAAATGCCCGGGTTATCGGGTCTGGATGTCGCCGTCCCGATGCGGTCGCTCCGCGGCATTGGCGGAAATTAGGCGGCACCAACAACCGGTCGCCGAGGCCGAACAGCGCGCCGCTGGCCGCCTCCGCGGCGTGTCCACGGTCGACCTGAGTCCGGTGATCTGTCCCGATGGCGTATGCCGCACGAATATCGGATCCCGATGGGTGGCGCGCGACGGTGGGCACATCACCGTCGGCGAATCGCAACGGCTGCAGCCGGAATTCACGCGCCTCATCGCTGAGCACGCCCGCCCATGA
- a CDS encoding carboxylesterase/lipase family protein: protein MTRLLLAVLVLLAAVVSCSTTKAADPTIVNTRAGAVRGHIDDQVRVFTGIPYAAPPVGPRRFTEPAPVSPWTDTRDATGPGVECPQPGHESDLTQTEDCLVLNVTVPRHTQGKVPVLVWIHGGAFIAGNGSGYDARKLAEQGGIAVVTINYRLGTLGFLASLGLSDVIGNYGLLDQEAALRWVRDNIADFGGDPERVTIGGQSAGGVSVCDLMTAPKAAGLFRSAILESAPCQAQAAVSSAARDSAAYAADVGCLAGSGNAACLRALPVDALRDSPQFSGIGLPVSPVTGTPELPMPPLDAFTSGFSSAVPVLIGSNANEATVFEAQQYQGKPAPGTAEDYRSVLESKYGERAAELGRRYPLPAFGGNVLAALAAIDTDNSYACPTLGMAEALARRSAVYAYEFADPAAPVEQQYQGAPLPLGASHGSELGYLFDMSKPLNQESAALSAQMIAYWAQFVKTGDPNVEGQPEWPKYAPGGVFQRLAPPMPKPAEGFAGTHQCGYWR, encoded by the coding sequence ATGACGCGGTTGCTATTGGCTGTGCTGGTGCTTCTGGCGGCCGTGGTGTCGTGCAGCACCACCAAGGCCGCGGATCCGACGATCGTCAACACCCGTGCGGGCGCAGTGCGCGGCCATATCGACGACCAGGTACGGGTTTTCACCGGCATTCCCTACGCGGCGCCGCCGGTCGGACCGCGACGATTCACCGAGCCCGCGCCCGTGTCGCCGTGGACGGATACCCGCGACGCGACGGGCCCCGGAGTCGAATGCCCGCAGCCCGGACACGAAAGCGATCTGACGCAGACGGAGGACTGCCTGGTTCTCAACGTGACCGTGCCCCGCCACACCCAGGGGAAGGTACCGGTGTTGGTGTGGATCCACGGCGGTGCCTTCATCGCGGGGAACGGTTCGGGCTACGACGCGCGAAAGCTGGCCGAGCAGGGCGGAATTGCCGTCGTCACCATCAACTATCGGCTGGGGACCTTGGGGTTCCTGGCCTCCTTGGGCCTGTCCGATGTGATCGGCAACTACGGATTGCTGGATCAGGAGGCGGCGCTGCGCTGGGTGCGCGACAACATCGCCGATTTCGGTGGCGATCCCGAGCGGGTCACCATCGGTGGCCAATCGGCCGGTGGGGTTTCGGTATGCGATCTGATGACGGCGCCCAAGGCCGCTGGACTGTTCCGCTCCGCCATCCTGGAGAGCGCTCCCTGCCAGGCGCAGGCCGCCGTCTCCTCGGCCGCGCGCGACAGTGCGGCCTACGCCGCCGATGTAGGTTGCCTCGCCGGAAGCGGCAACGCCGCCTGCTTGCGCGCGTTACCGGTTGACGCACTGCGGGATTCTCCGCAATTCTCCGGCATCGGCCTGCCGGTAAGCCCGGTGACGGGCACACCCGAGCTGCCGATGCCGCCGTTGGATGCGTTCACCAGTGGCTTTTCGTCCGCCGTGCCCGTGCTCATCGGCAGTAATGCCAACGAGGCCACGGTATTTGAGGCCCAGCAGTATCAGGGCAAGCCCGCGCCTGGCACCGCCGAGGACTATCGGAGCGTGCTCGAGAGCAAGTACGGGGAGCGGGCCGCCGAACTTGGGCGGCGATACCCGCTACCGGCGTTCGGCGGGAACGTGCTCGCCGCACTCGCGGCCATCGACACCGACAACAGCTACGCGTGCCCGACCCTGGGCATGGCCGAAGCGTTAGCCCGTAGGTCGGCGGTGTACGCGTACGAATTCGCCGATCCCGCGGCACCGGTGGAACAGCAGTATCAAGGCGCGCCATTGCCACTCGGGGCCTCGCACGGCTCCGAGTTGGGATACCTGTTCGATATGTCCAAGCCGCTGAACCAGGAATCGGCAGCGTTGTCCGCGCAGATGATCGCGTACTGGGCGCAGTTCGTGAAGACCGGGGATCCCAACGTCGAAGGCCAGCCCGAGTGGCCCAAATATGCACCCGGAGGGGTGTTTCAGCGTCTGGCGCCACCGATGCCGAAACCGGCGGAAGGCTTCGCCGGAACCCATCAGTGCGGGTACTGGCGCTAG
- a CDS encoding type Z 30S ribosomal protein S14, translated as MAKKALVNKAAKKPKFAVRAYTRCNRCGRPHAVFRKFGLCRICLREMAHAGELPGIHKSSW; from the coding sequence ATGGCAAAGAAGGCTCTGGTTAACAAGGCCGCCAAGAAGCCCAAGTTCGCCGTGCGCGCGTACACCCGGTGCAACCGGTGTGGCCGTCCGCACGCTGTGTTCCGCAAGTTCGGCCTGTGCCGAATCTGCCTGCGGGAGATGGCGCACGCGGGCGAGCTGCCAGGCATCCACAAGAGCAGCTGGTAA
- the rplE gene encoding 50S ribosomal protein L5, whose product MTTTENAQPRLKTRYREEIKTALNDEFKYANVMQIPGVVKVVVNMGVGDAARDAKLINGAVTDLAAITGQKPEIRKARKSIAQFKLREGMPIGARVTLRGDRMWEFLDRLVSIALPRIRDFRGLSPKQFDGKGNYTFGLTEQSMFHEIDVDSIDRPRGMDITVVTSATNDDEGRALLRQLGFPFKEN is encoded by the coding sequence ATGACCACTACTGAAAACGCTCAGCCCCGTCTGAAGACTCGCTACCGCGAGGAGATCAAGACCGCGCTGAACGACGAGTTCAAGTACGCCAACGTGATGCAGATCCCGGGCGTCGTGAAGGTTGTCGTCAACATGGGTGTCGGCGACGCAGCGCGCGACGCCAAGCTCATCAACGGCGCCGTCACCGATCTGGCCGCGATCACCGGCCAGAAGCCGGAGATCCGCAAGGCCCGCAAGTCGATCGCGCAGTTCAAGTTGCGTGAAGGCATGCCGATCGGTGCTCGCGTCACGCTGCGCGGCGACCGCATGTGGGAGTTCCTGGACCGCCTCGTGTCCATCGCACTGCCGCGTATCCGCGACTTCCGCGGTCTGTCGCCCAAGCAGTTCGACGGCAAGGGCAACTACACCTTCGGTCTCACCGAGCAGTCGATGTTCCACGAGATCGACGTGGACTCCATCGACCGCCCGCGTGGCATGGACATCACCGTCGTCACCTCGGCGACCAACGACGACGAGGGACGGGCCCTGCTGCGCCAGCTCGGCTTCCCCTTCAAGGAGAACTGA
- the rplX gene encoding 50S ribosomal protein L24 → MKVHKGDTVLVIAGKDKGAKGKVIAAYPERSRVLVEGVNRIKKHTPQSANERGASSGGIVTQEAPIHVSNVMVIDSDGKPTRIGYRVDEETGKKVRISRRNGKDI, encoded by the coding sequence ATGAAGGTGCACAAGGGCGACACCGTTCTCGTCATCGCCGGTAAGGACAAGGGCGCCAAGGGCAAGGTCATCGCGGCCTACCCCGAGCGCAGCCGTGTCCTCGTCGAGGGCGTCAACCGGATCAAGAAGCACACCCCCCAGTCGGCCAATGAGCGCGGCGCATCCTCCGGCGGCATCGTGACGCAGGAGGCCCCCATCCACGTCTCGAACGTGATGGTGATCGACTCCGACGGCAAGCCGACCCGCATCGGCTACCGCGTCGACGAAGAGACCGGCAAGAAGGTCCGAATCTCCCGCCGCAACGGGAAGGACATCTGA
- the rplN gene encoding 50S ribosomal protein L14 produces MIQQESRLKVADNTGAKEILCIRVLGGSSRRYAGIGDIIVATVKDAIPGGTVKRGDVVKAVVVRTVKERRRPDGSYIKFDENAAVIIKADNDPRGTRIFGPVGRELRDKKFMKIVSLAPEVL; encoded by the coding sequence GTGATTCAGCAGGAGTCACGGCTGAAGGTCGCCGACAACACCGGTGCCAAGGAGATCTTGTGCATCCGCGTGCTCGGTGGCTCGTCGCGACGCTATGCCGGGATCGGGGACATCATTGTGGCGACCGTCAAGGACGCCATCCCCGGAGGCACCGTCAAGCGTGGTGACGTCGTCAAGGCCGTCGTAGTCCGCACCGTCAAAGAGCGTCGCCGCCCGGATGGCAGCTACATCAAGTTCGACGAGAACGCCGCCGTCATCATCAAGGCCGACAACGACCCGCGTGGTACCCGCATCTTCGGGCCCGTCGGTCGCGAGCTTCGCGACAAGAAGTTCATGAAGATCGTTTCGCTCGCCCCGGAGGTGCTGTAA
- a CDS encoding MFS transporter: MAVSAAGTATPSGRAETRRAIWNTIRGSSGNLVEWYDVYVYTVFAMYFEKQFFDQADQNSTVYVYAIFAVTFITRPLGSWFFGRFADRNGRRAALTLSVSLMAACSMVIALVPSRSSIGMAAPIVLILCRLVQGFATGGEYGTSATYMSEAATRERRGFFSSFQYVTLVGGHVLAQFTLLIILTIFDTEQVHQFGWRIAFAIGGVAAIVVYWLRRTMDESLSDEQLAAIRAGDDTSSGSMRELLTRYWKPLLLCFLITMGGTLAFYTYSVNAPAMVKSAYKDQAMTATWINLAGLVFLMLLQPIGGIISDKVGRKPLLLWFGFGGLVYTYFLITYLPQTHSPIASFLLVAGAYVILTGYTSINALVKSELFPSHVRALGVGVGYALANSVFGGTAPLIYQALKEHGQVPLFIAYVTVCIGISLVVYLFFLKNKSDTYLDREQGSAFNR, from the coding sequence ATGGCCGTTTCTGCTGCTGGCACCGCAACTCCCTCGGGTCGGGCCGAGACTCGTCGCGCCATCTGGAACACCATCCGAGGCTCGTCCGGCAACCTTGTCGAGTGGTACGACGTCTACGTCTACACCGTCTTCGCGATGTACTTCGAGAAGCAATTCTTCGATCAGGCCGACCAGAATTCGACGGTCTATGTGTACGCGATCTTCGCGGTCACCTTCATCACCCGGCCGCTCGGATCGTGGTTCTTCGGGCGGTTCGCCGACCGGAACGGTCGCCGCGCCGCGCTGACCCTCAGCGTCTCGCTGATGGCGGCCTGCTCGATGGTGATCGCCCTGGTGCCCTCGCGCTCCAGCATCGGGATGGCCGCTCCGATCGTGCTGATCCTGTGCCGGCTCGTGCAGGGCTTCGCGACGGGCGGAGAGTATGGCACCTCGGCCACCTACATGTCCGAGGCCGCCACGCGTGAGCGCCGCGGATTCTTCTCCTCGTTCCAGTACGTGACCCTGGTGGGCGGCCATGTGCTCGCCCAGTTCACGCTGCTGATCATCCTCACGATCTTCGACACCGAGCAGGTGCACCAATTCGGCTGGCGCATAGCCTTTGCCATCGGCGGTGTGGCCGCGATCGTCGTGTACTGGCTGCGGCGCACTATGGATGAATCGCTCAGCGATGAGCAGCTGGCGGCCATCAGGGCGGGCGACGACACCAGCTCCGGATCGATGCGCGAGCTGCTCACCCGATACTGGAAACCGCTGCTGCTGTGCTTCCTCATCACGATGGGCGGCACCCTGGCGTTCTACACCTACAGCGTCAACGCACCGGCGATGGTGAAGTCCGCCTATAAGGACCAGGCGATGACGGCCACCTGGATCAACTTGGCGGGGCTCGTCTTCCTGATGCTGCTGCAGCCCATCGGCGGGATCATCAGTGACAAGGTGGGTCGCAAGCCGCTGCTGCTGTGGTTCGGCTTCGGGGGACTGGTCTACACGTACTTCCTCATCACCTATCTGCCCCAGACGCATTCGCCGATCGCGTCGTTTCTCTTGGTGGCGGGTGCCTACGTAATCTTGACCGGATACACCTCGATCAACGCGCTGGTGAAGTCCGAGCTGTTCCCGTCGCATGTGCGCGCACTCGGCGTCGGCGTGGGCTACGCACTGGCGAACTCGGTGTTCGGTGGGACCGCGCCGCTGATCTACCAGGCCCTCAAGGAGCACGGTCAGGTGCCGCTGTTCATCGCGTACGTCACGGTGTGCATCGGGATCTCGCTGGTGGTGTACCTGTTCTTCCTGAAGAACAAGTCGGACACCTACCTGGACCGCGAACAGGGCTCGGCGTTCAACCGATAA
- a CDS encoding cutinase family protein, with amino-acid sequence MNRYVKRGSVGVSIFAVAAATAAVLATQTENSAVARAAGCPDVDVSFARGTNDSPGLGDVGQVFTDELTGRLAGKAVDVYAVNYPASFDWVRAGDGANDMSYHVQEVARNCPNTQFVLGGFSQGAAVVDVLFGKNGTGLTFNNPLPADLEKRVAAIVLIGNPKNWQVAGMNLDLAIRDDLRSRIIDICNPGDGICDPNGGGLGPHMQYKSDGSADRAADFVVNRLTAVAASSSAAAASSTSTSASGAPASTSKSANPLSGTTTPPATTPAPTSTAAPSSSTPKPVAASTSRKAPAWMMPGGAPAADAPAAVASTSTVPAPDPARHGPLPGPVAGDQ; translated from the coding sequence ATGAACCGATACGTCAAGCGTGGATCGGTCGGGGTTTCGATTTTCGCGGTCGCGGCGGCGACCGCCGCAGTGCTCGCCACCCAAACGGAGAACTCGGCAGTGGCCCGGGCGGCGGGCTGTCCGGATGTGGATGTGTCCTTCGCGCGCGGCACCAACGACTCGCCGGGCCTGGGAGATGTGGGCCAGGTGTTCACCGACGAGCTCACCGGCCGGCTCGCGGGCAAGGCCGTGGACGTTTACGCGGTCAACTATCCGGCCAGCTTCGACTGGGTCCGCGCCGGTGACGGTGCCAACGACATGAGCTACCACGTGCAAGAGGTGGCGCGAAACTGCCCGAACACCCAGTTCGTGCTCGGTGGGTTCTCTCAGGGCGCTGCCGTCGTAGATGTCCTGTTCGGCAAGAACGGGACGGGGCTCACCTTCAACAACCCGCTACCGGCCGATCTCGAAAAGCGTGTCGCGGCAATCGTTTTGATCGGAAACCCGAAGAATTGGCAGGTCGCCGGGATGAATCTCGACCTGGCGATCAGGGACGACCTGCGCAGCAGGATCATCGATATCTGCAATCCCGGTGACGGCATCTGCGATCCGAACGGTGGTGGTCTGGGCCCCCACATGCAGTACAAATCGGACGGGTCGGCCGATCGGGCCGCCGACTTCGTCGTCAACCGACTGACCGCGGTTGCCGCGAGCAGCAGCGCCGCGGCCGCGTCGAGCACGTCCACCAGCGCCTCGGGTGCCCCGGCCTCGACATCCAAGAGTGCCAATCCGTTGAGCGGGACGACAACGCCTCCCGCCACCACCCCGGCACCCACCTCGACGGCCGCACCGTCCTCGTCCACGCCTAAGCCGGTAGCGGCTTCGACGTCCCGAAAGGCGCCCGCGTGGATGATGCCCGGCGGTGCGCCGGCCGCCGACGCTCCGGCCGCGGTGGCCTCGACGAGTACCGTTCCCGCCCCCGACCCGGCCAGGCACGGGCCGCTGCCGGGCCCGGTCGCGGGCGATCAGTAA
- a CDS encoding alpha/beta fold hydrolase, with product MDVTYEGTKKELATDEGVLRYHEAGTAGEGEPLILLHGSGPGVTGWRNYRGNLGVFAEHFHTYVLEFPGFGVSDAVQGHPVLTAGASVIRFMDGLGIESAAIVGNSMGGVVGINLAIKHPDRITKLVTIGGVGPNIFSPSPSEGLRLLQEFTDAPDRDKLIRWLNSMVWDPAVVTDELIEERWEAAINPDAHKTAQLMYGSKAFAMQQQFLANADIAPYWAMMHKIKCPTLLTWGRDDRVSPPDMAIVPMRLIPNAELHIFPNSGHWVMIEAKAAFEQTVVDFLRR from the coding sequence GTGGACGTGACATACGAGGGCACCAAGAAGGAACTGGCCACCGACGAGGGTGTGCTGCGCTACCACGAAGCGGGCACAGCCGGCGAGGGCGAGCCGCTGATCCTGCTGCACGGCTCCGGCCCCGGCGTGACGGGATGGCGGAACTACCGCGGGAACCTCGGGGTTTTCGCCGAGCACTTCCACACCTACGTCTTGGAATTCCCTGGCTTCGGGGTCAGTGACGCGGTCCAGGGGCACCCCGTGCTGACCGCGGGCGCCTCGGTGATCCGCTTCATGGACGGACTGGGTATCGAGTCCGCGGCCATCGTCGGGAACTCGATGGGCGGTGTCGTCGGCATCAACCTGGCGATCAAGCACCCCGACCGCATCACCAAGCTCGTCACCATCGGCGGCGTCGGCCCCAACATCTTCAGCCCGAGCCCCAGCGAGGGCCTGCGCCTGCTGCAGGAGTTCACCGACGCACCCGATCGCGACAAGCTGATCCGCTGGCTCAACTCCATGGTGTGGGATCCCGCCGTCGTCACCGACGAACTCATCGAGGAACGTTGGGAAGCCGCGATCAATCCGGATGCGCACAAGACCGCACAGCTCATGTACGGCTCCAAAGCCTTTGCGATGCAACAACAGTTCCTCGCCAACGCCGACATCGCGCCGTACTGGGCGATGATGCACAAGATCAAGTGTCCGACGCTGCTCACCTGGGGTCGCGATGATCGGGTCAGCCCGCCGGACATGGCCATCGTGCCGATGCGACTCATCCCCAACGCCGAGCTGCACATCTTCCCGAACAGCGGCCACTGGGTGATGATCGAGGCCAAGGCGGCCTTCGAGCAGACGGTCGTGGACTTCCTGCGGCGCTAG
- the rpsQ gene encoding 30S ribosomal protein S17: MSEKKKDTGTVPGPRHTPATEQPRGRRKTAIGYVVSDKMQKTIVVELESRNRHSLYGKIIRTTSKVKAHDENGDAGVGDRVSLMETRPTSATKRWRLVEVLEKAK, from the coding sequence GTGAGCGAGAAAAAGAAGGACACCGGCACTGTGCCTGGACCGCGGCACACCCCGGCCACCGAGCAGCCGCGCGGCCGTCGTAAGACCGCCATCGGCTACGTCGTGTCGGACAAGATGCAGAAGACCATCGTGGTCGAGCTCGAGTCCCGCAACCGGCACTCGCTGTACGGCAAGATCATTCGCACCACGTCGAAGGTCAAGGCCCACGACGAGAACGGTGACGCCGGTGTCGGCGACCGCGTTTCGCTGATGGAGACCCGCCCGACCTCGGCCACCAAGCGGTGGCGCCTGGTCGAGGTTCTCGAGAAGGCCAAGTAG
- the rpmC gene encoding 50S ribosomal protein L29, with product MAVGISAGELRESTEEELVTKLRESKEELFNLRFQMATGQLANNRRLRAVRQEIARIYTVMRERELGLAAGPDSEDSK from the coding sequence ATGGCAGTGGGAATTTCCGCTGGCGAACTGCGGGAAAGCACCGAGGAAGAGCTGGTCACCAAGCTGCGTGAGTCCAAGGAAGAGCTGTTCAACCTGCGCTTCCAGATGGCCACCGGTCAGCTCGCCAACAACCGTCGGCTGCGTGCGGTGCGCCAGGAGATCGCGCGCATCTACACGGTGATGCGTGAGCGCGAGCTCGGATTGGCCGCAGGACCCGATAGCGAGGACAGCAAGTGA